One Erythrobacter aureus DNA segment encodes these proteins:
- a CDS encoding glycerophosphodiester phosphodiesterase family protein: MARFLDARRFPDFYLTCGHRGMWYKFPENTAPAIEEAIRIGIDCVENDIRATKDGVLVMFHDKELRARLYDPATGQPASGNLSDLTWAELSKLRYLDRDSNKTDYPVLTFEEFLSLTNDRLVVNHEDKTKDPAIVRAAIQMVKDKGRLSQSIFKGRFTLQQFRQIIDGVVSEDQIIFTPVIFQDTPNYQQVFDEYWNAGYRNYELVVQKPNSPLLALVKRVRDNGGRLGQFDVLPETGRGSFWVGQWRDPADGFVGYDFRSDWDFLIDVSQANYLISDRPCLMIQYLAKRNRRTLDPVH; encoded by the coding sequence ATGGCGCGCTTCCTGGATGCACGCCGGTTCCCAGATTTTTATCTAACCTGCGGCCATCGCGGCATGTGGTACAAATTTCCCGAAAACACCGCTCCTGCGATTGAAGAGGCGATCAGGATCGGCATCGATTGTGTCGAAAACGACATCCGCGCTACCAAGGACGGCGTTCTGGTCATGTTTCATGACAAGGAATTGCGGGCCCGGCTCTATGATCCGGCTACGGGTCAGCCGGCCAGCGGCAATCTCTCCGACCTGACCTGGGCCGAACTGTCGAAACTGCGCTATCTAGACCGGGATTCCAACAAGACCGATTACCCCGTGTTGACCTTTGAGGAATTTTTGAGCCTCACGAACGACCGACTGGTCGTCAATCACGAAGACAAAACCAAAGATCCGGCCATCGTTCGTGCCGCAATCCAGATGGTAAAAGACAAGGGCAGGCTCTCGCAGTCCATCTTCAAGGGACGGTTCACCCTTCAACAATTCCGTCAAATAATTGACGGTGTCGTCAGCGAAGATCAAATCATTTTCACACCTGTGATTTTTCAGGACACACCAAATTACCAACAGGTGTTCGATGAGTACTGGAACGCAGGTTATCGCAACTACGAACTCGTCGTCCAAAAACCAAACTCTCCGCTTCTCGCGCTGGTAAAGCGCGTCAGGGACAATGGCGGGCGCTTGGGGCAATTCGATGTTCTGCCGGAGACCGGCCGGGGCTCTTTCTGGGTCGGTCAGTGGCGGGATCCGGCTGACGGTTTCGTCGGGTACGATTTTCGATCGGATTGGGATTTCCTGATCGATGTTTCGCAGGCCAATTATCTCATCAGCGATCGCCCATGCCTGATGATTCAATATCTTGCGAAGCGCAATCGCCGGACACTGGATCCGGTCCACTGA